From Alosa sapidissima isolate fAloSap1 chromosome 7, fAloSap1.pri, whole genome shotgun sequence, the proteins below share one genomic window:
- the tbc1d25 gene encoding TBC1 domain family member 25 isoform X1, with amino-acid sequence MAAEEERGVVRVKVKKCEGMLPVEFRSFAVDPQITSLEVLQHILIRAFELNGKRNFGISYLSRDRSGVEVYLSLLSDWDLDAAFVSAAKPYLQLKIDIKPSEDSPVLEDWDIISPKDVIGSDQLAGEKRSLAAAALPFTQSLLSQVTEPVSQLFSANSFPVSAAFSQMGRTLSRVQQALSWSYGEEVKPFKPPLSDGEFHSYLNSLGQLSRPEDLRLRIYHGGVEPSLRKVVWRYLLNVYPDGLTGQERMDYMKRKTREYDQLKREWTARVSSEDLEFIRGNVMKDVLRTDRAHHYYAGSEDSPHLTALTDLLTTYAITHPQVSYCQGMSDIASPILAVMDNEAHAFICFCGIMKRLEGNFRPDGQLMSIKFQHLKLLLQYSDPEFYAYLVSKGADDLFFCYRWLLLELKREFAFDDALRMLEVTWSSLPPDPPETEVELIGSPLESDKNDSSEKGCGIAEGEMTEGEQTEKQRKRHMLRPSREEADGERKMTLEDEPKVEAGPRRDGEGDYRSAYEAKMSNAVVPPFEKQASFGEFKYYSARNEDSFEASTISTPEFHSCSPASPLPVRQSTEDSEDDPGEKAPLINSSTPDTEQRSSPNGQASPVSPLPSCLPTRNTESSHSLTKSPSLSNWRGTSPESPPSHYGVSTLMNGRPTSPDETPGRLASPPPASHGTGAANSPSTPPGKSTLSSPTLAFPQNRSLLSSPVLSFTRSPSLPRPFSSNLPSPCSKTSTTMVNSPNTNSAPMKPCSLPPPQEFGKGNPFMLFLCLSILLEHRDHIIKNSLDYNELAMHFDRLVRRHNLGRVLQRAKALFADYLQSEVWDSEEGDEVSLDSPTTADNSLHSPTNRSTIPSQQSPTQATSSSNSTYNLASTIPSPTNQMPLSSPSS; translated from the exons ATGGCagctgaggaggagaggggggttgTTCGTGTCAAAGTCAAG AAGTGTGAGGGGATGCTGCCCGTGGAGTTCCGGTCTTTTGCTGTAGACCCTCAGATAACCTCTCTGGAGGTCCTACAGCACATTCTCATCCGGGCCTTTGAACTGAACGG GAAGAGGAATTTTGGAATAAGTTACCTGTCTCGTGATCGCTCGGGGGTGGAAGTGTACCTTTCTCTCCTGTCTGATTGGGATTTAGATGCTGCATTTGTCTCGGCAGCGAAACCATACCTGCAGCTCAAGATAGACATCAAACCATCTGAAGACA GTCCAGTTCTGGAGGACTGGGACATCATCAGCCCCAAGGATGTGATCGGTTCTGATCAGCTCGCAGGCGAGAAGCGATCCCTCGCAGCCGCGGCCCTCCCCTTCACCCAGTCCCTCCTGTCCCAGGTTACTGAGCCCGTCAGCCAGCTCTTTTCAGCCAACTCTTTTCCAGTCTCTGCTGCTTTCAGTCAG ATGGGCCGGACACTGTCCAGAGTGCAGCAAGCCTTGAGCTGGTCTTATGGGGAAGAGGTGAAGCCCTTCAAGCCACCCCTGAGTGACGGCGAGTTCCACAGCTATCTCAACAGCTTGGGGCAGCTCTCGCGGCCAGAGGACCTCCGACTGCGCATCTACCACGGGGGAGTGGAGCCATCGTTGCGCAAA GTGGTGTGGCGATATCTCCTGAACGTGTATCCAGATGGGTTGACTGGTCAAGAGAGGATGGATTACATGAAGAGAAAGACTCGAGAGTATGACCAGCTGAAAAGGGAGTGGACAGCCAGGGTCAGCTCAGAAGATCTGGAGTTCATCAGAGGAAATGTCATGAAGGATGTGCTAAGAACTGACCGAGCACACCATTACTACGCTGGCTCAGAGGACAGCCCCCACCTCACAGCTCTGACGGACCTCCTGACAACCTATGCCATCACACATCCACAG GTATCCTACTGCCAGGGTATGAGTGATATTGCATCACCAATTCTCGCAGTGATGGACAATGAAGCACATGCATTTATCTGCTTCTGTGGAATCATGAAGAGGCTGGAAGGCAACTTCCGTCCTGATGGTCAGCTCATGTCAATCAAATTCCAGCATCTGAAGCTGCTGCTCCAGTATTCCGACCCGGAATTCTACGCCTATTTGGTTTCCAAGGGAGCCGATGACCTGTTCTTCTGTTACCGCTGGCTACTCCTAGAGCTGAAGCGGGAGTTTGCGTTCGATGACGCCCTCAGGATGCTGGAGGTAACCTGGAGTTCCCTTCCACCTGATCCCCCTGAAACAGAAGTGGAGTTGATTGGTTCACCTCTGGAGTCGGACAAAAATGACAGCTCAGAGAAGGGCTGCGGAATTGCAGAGGGGGAGATGACCGAAGGTGAGCAAACCGAAAAGCAACGAAAGCGCCATATGTTACGGCCGTCACGAGAAGAGGCCGATGGCGAAAGGAAGATGACCTTAGAAGACGAGCCAAAGGTTGAGGCAGGACCAAGACGTGATGGTGAAGGAGACTACCGCTCAGCATACGAGGCAAAGATGAGCAATGCTGTGGTCCCTCCATTTGAGAAACAAGCCAGTTTTGGTGAATTCAAATACTACAGTGCCAGAAATGAGGACAGTTTTGAGGCATCCACTATTTCCACCCCAGAGTTTCATTCTTGTAGTCCTGCGTCACCTTTGCCAGTTCGCCAGTCAACGGAGGACAGTGAGGATGACCCTGGAGAGAAGGCGCCTTTGATCAATTCATCAACTCCAGACACAGAGCAAAGGAGCTCACCCAATGGGCAAGCATCTCCAGTTTCACCACTGCCTTCATGCCTGCCTACTAGGAACACCGAATCCAGCCATTCTCTCACCAAATCCCCCTCACTATCCAACTGGAGAGGAACCTCCCCGGAAAGCCCGCCCTCCCATTACGGTGTGTCTACTTTAATGAATGGAAGACCAACATCTCCAGATGAAACACCTGGGAGACTGGCATCACCTCCTCCGGCCTCTCATGGAACGGGGGCGGCTAACTCTCCCTCCACGCCCCCTGGGAAGTCAACTCTTTCCTCCCCGACTCTGGCCTTCCCTCAGAATCGCTCTTTgctgtcctctcctgtcttgTCTTTCACCAGATCCCCCTCTCTACCCAGGCCTTTTTCCAGCAATCTCCCTTCCCCTTGCTCCAAAACCTCCACTACCATGGTGAATTCCCCTAACACTAACAGTGCACCCATGAAGCCCTGTTCTTTGCCACCTCCACAAGAGTTTGGCAAAGGCAATCCCTTCATGCTGTTTCTGTGCTTGTCTATTCTACTAGAGCACCGTGACCACATTATTAAGAACAGTTTAGATTATAACGAACTGGCCATGCACTTTGACAGGCTTGTTCGGAGACACAATCTTGGGAGGGTGCTGCAGCGTGCTAAAGCGCTTTTTGCCGATTACCTTCAAAGTGAGGTCTGGGACTCTGAGGAAGGGGATGAGGTCAGCTTGGACTCTCCCACCACAGCTGACAACAGCCTCCATTCTCCCACTAACAGATCAACAATTCCCAGTCAGCAGTCGCCGACGCAGGCCACTTCCTCATCCAACTCGACCTACAACCTTGCTTCCACTATTCCCTCGCCCACAAATCAAatgcctctctcttctccctcctcatga
- the tbc1d25 gene encoding TBC1 domain family member 25 isoform X2, giving the protein MAAEEERGVVRVKVKKCEGMLPVEFRSFAVDPQITSLEVLQHILIRAFELNGKRNFGISYLSRDRSGVEVYLSLLSDWDLDAAFVSAAKPYLQLKIDIKPSEDSPVLEDWDIISPKDVIGSDQLAGEKRSLAAAALPFTQSLLSQMGRTLSRVQQALSWSYGEEVKPFKPPLSDGEFHSYLNSLGQLSRPEDLRLRIYHGGVEPSLRKVVWRYLLNVYPDGLTGQERMDYMKRKTREYDQLKREWTARVSSEDLEFIRGNVMKDVLRTDRAHHYYAGSEDSPHLTALTDLLTTYAITHPQVSYCQGMSDIASPILAVMDNEAHAFICFCGIMKRLEGNFRPDGQLMSIKFQHLKLLLQYSDPEFYAYLVSKGADDLFFCYRWLLLELKREFAFDDALRMLEVTWSSLPPDPPETEVELIGSPLESDKNDSSEKGCGIAEGEMTEGEQTEKQRKRHMLRPSREEADGERKMTLEDEPKVEAGPRRDGEGDYRSAYEAKMSNAVVPPFEKQASFGEFKYYSARNEDSFEASTISTPEFHSCSPASPLPVRQSTEDSEDDPGEKAPLINSSTPDTEQRSSPNGQASPVSPLPSCLPTRNTESSHSLTKSPSLSNWRGTSPESPPSHYGVSTLMNGRPTSPDETPGRLASPPPASHGTGAANSPSTPPGKSTLSSPTLAFPQNRSLLSSPVLSFTRSPSLPRPFSSNLPSPCSKTSTTMVNSPNTNSAPMKPCSLPPPQEFGKGNPFMLFLCLSILLEHRDHIIKNSLDYNELAMHFDRLVRRHNLGRVLQRAKALFADYLQSEVWDSEEGDEVSLDSPTTADNSLHSPTNRSTIPSQQSPTQATSSSNSTYNLASTIPSPTNQMPLSSPSS; this is encoded by the exons ATGGCagctgaggaggagaggggggttgTTCGTGTCAAAGTCAAG AAGTGTGAGGGGATGCTGCCCGTGGAGTTCCGGTCTTTTGCTGTAGACCCTCAGATAACCTCTCTGGAGGTCCTACAGCACATTCTCATCCGGGCCTTTGAACTGAACGG GAAGAGGAATTTTGGAATAAGTTACCTGTCTCGTGATCGCTCGGGGGTGGAAGTGTACCTTTCTCTCCTGTCTGATTGGGATTTAGATGCTGCATTTGTCTCGGCAGCGAAACCATACCTGCAGCTCAAGATAGACATCAAACCATCTGAAGACA GTCCAGTTCTGGAGGACTGGGACATCATCAGCCCCAAGGATGTGATCGGTTCTGATCAGCTCGCAGGCGAGAAGCGATCCCTCGCAGCCGCGGCCCTCCCCTTCACCCAGTCCCTCCTGTCCCAG ATGGGCCGGACACTGTCCAGAGTGCAGCAAGCCTTGAGCTGGTCTTATGGGGAAGAGGTGAAGCCCTTCAAGCCACCCCTGAGTGACGGCGAGTTCCACAGCTATCTCAACAGCTTGGGGCAGCTCTCGCGGCCAGAGGACCTCCGACTGCGCATCTACCACGGGGGAGTGGAGCCATCGTTGCGCAAA GTGGTGTGGCGATATCTCCTGAACGTGTATCCAGATGGGTTGACTGGTCAAGAGAGGATGGATTACATGAAGAGAAAGACTCGAGAGTATGACCAGCTGAAAAGGGAGTGGACAGCCAGGGTCAGCTCAGAAGATCTGGAGTTCATCAGAGGAAATGTCATGAAGGATGTGCTAAGAACTGACCGAGCACACCATTACTACGCTGGCTCAGAGGACAGCCCCCACCTCACAGCTCTGACGGACCTCCTGACAACCTATGCCATCACACATCCACAG GTATCCTACTGCCAGGGTATGAGTGATATTGCATCACCAATTCTCGCAGTGATGGACAATGAAGCACATGCATTTATCTGCTTCTGTGGAATCATGAAGAGGCTGGAAGGCAACTTCCGTCCTGATGGTCAGCTCATGTCAATCAAATTCCAGCATCTGAAGCTGCTGCTCCAGTATTCCGACCCGGAATTCTACGCCTATTTGGTTTCCAAGGGAGCCGATGACCTGTTCTTCTGTTACCGCTGGCTACTCCTAGAGCTGAAGCGGGAGTTTGCGTTCGATGACGCCCTCAGGATGCTGGAGGTAACCTGGAGTTCCCTTCCACCTGATCCCCCTGAAACAGAAGTGGAGTTGATTGGTTCACCTCTGGAGTCGGACAAAAATGACAGCTCAGAGAAGGGCTGCGGAATTGCAGAGGGGGAGATGACCGAAGGTGAGCAAACCGAAAAGCAACGAAAGCGCCATATGTTACGGCCGTCACGAGAAGAGGCCGATGGCGAAAGGAAGATGACCTTAGAAGACGAGCCAAAGGTTGAGGCAGGACCAAGACGTGATGGTGAAGGAGACTACCGCTCAGCATACGAGGCAAAGATGAGCAATGCTGTGGTCCCTCCATTTGAGAAACAAGCCAGTTTTGGTGAATTCAAATACTACAGTGCCAGAAATGAGGACAGTTTTGAGGCATCCACTATTTCCACCCCAGAGTTTCATTCTTGTAGTCCTGCGTCACCTTTGCCAGTTCGCCAGTCAACGGAGGACAGTGAGGATGACCCTGGAGAGAAGGCGCCTTTGATCAATTCATCAACTCCAGACACAGAGCAAAGGAGCTCACCCAATGGGCAAGCATCTCCAGTTTCACCACTGCCTTCATGCCTGCCTACTAGGAACACCGAATCCAGCCATTCTCTCACCAAATCCCCCTCACTATCCAACTGGAGAGGAACCTCCCCGGAAAGCCCGCCCTCCCATTACGGTGTGTCTACTTTAATGAATGGAAGACCAACATCTCCAGATGAAACACCTGGGAGACTGGCATCACCTCCTCCGGCCTCTCATGGAACGGGGGCGGCTAACTCTCCCTCCACGCCCCCTGGGAAGTCAACTCTTTCCTCCCCGACTCTGGCCTTCCCTCAGAATCGCTCTTTgctgtcctctcctgtcttgTCTTTCACCAGATCCCCCTCTCTACCCAGGCCTTTTTCCAGCAATCTCCCTTCCCCTTGCTCCAAAACCTCCACTACCATGGTGAATTCCCCTAACACTAACAGTGCACCCATGAAGCCCTGTTCTTTGCCACCTCCACAAGAGTTTGGCAAAGGCAATCCCTTCATGCTGTTTCTGTGCTTGTCTATTCTACTAGAGCACCGTGACCACATTATTAAGAACAGTTTAGATTATAACGAACTGGCCATGCACTTTGACAGGCTTGTTCGGAGACACAATCTTGGGAGGGTGCTGCAGCGTGCTAAAGCGCTTTTTGCCGATTACCTTCAAAGTGAGGTCTGGGACTCTGAGGAAGGGGATGAGGTCAGCTTGGACTCTCCCACCACAGCTGACAACAGCCTCCATTCTCCCACTAACAGATCAACAATTCCCAGTCAGCAGTCGCCGACGCAGGCCACTTCCTCATCCAACTCGACCTACAACCTTGCTTCCACTATTCCCTCGCCCACAAATCAAatgcctctctcttctccctcctcatga